The following proteins are encoded in a genomic region of Poecilia reticulata strain Guanapo linkage group LG11, Guppy_female_1.0+MT, whole genome shotgun sequence:
- the LOC103472764 gene encoding uncharacterized protein LOC103472764 has product MSCTFTLALLSSFSWFSVSGFQFHVSVAQPGAEVTLRCSNMSTYRSQVFWYKLNDGPLGCISSMLNAESAPSWYDPFQPDKFTMRSDSTNVSLSIKTLDDNDSGLYFCGHYFDAFPAVFTATYLKVEGISVNSSEEPDGPDILLNWILGGIIIFLVLVIFGFIVKIRILYTDRKSLQHHENLNSHTMNYAALSFPPKPKSNRRPEAERDSETNVLYAATRQTF; this is encoded by the exons ATGAGCTGCACCTTCACACTGGCTTTACTCTCCTCATTCA GTTGGTTCTCTGTATCAGGTTTTCAGTTTCATGTATCGGTGGCACAGCCTGGTGCAGAAGTCACACTGCGGTGCTCCAACATGAGCACGTATCGCTCTCAGGTGTTCTGGTACAAGCTGAACGACGGACCCCTCGGCTGCATCTCTTCCATGCTGAACGCCGAATCCGCCCCGTCGTGGTACGATCCGTTTCAGCCGGATAAATTCACCATGAGATCCGACTCCACAAACGTCTCACTGAGCATCAAAACGCTGGACGACAACGACTCTGGGTTGTATTTCTGCGGACATTACTTTGATGCGTTTCCCGCTGTTTTCACTGCAACATATTTAAAGGTTGAAG GAATATCAGTCAATTCTTCTGAGGAACCTGATGGGCCAGACATTCTGCTGAACTGGATCCTGGGTGGCATCATCATATTTCTTGTACTTGTcatctttggttttattgtgaaaatcaGGATCTTGTACACAG acagaaagtctttacAACATCATGAG AATTTGAACTCTCACACCATGAACTACGCAGCGCTGAGCTTCCCTCCAAAACCAAAGAGCAACAGGAGACCTGAAGCAGAAAGAGATTCTGAGACAAATGTTCTGTATGCTGCTACAAGACAGACTTTCTAG
- the LOC103472766 gene encoding V-set and immunoglobulin domain-containing protein 2-like translates to MSPGQFAVSLTFLFSLKFAQTIYQVSSSVQQGSRFVSVKAGESVTVQCFYNPNLTSKFDWYKLSFGQKPKLISTAYKYERGTFYNEFKDNPRFTLDTKGNLSNLRITNLQPSDSATYFCISGHSYKTKFDGGTVIHVQESVLNVQALIDQQSETEIFQPGGSVTLNCTLQTGSCGGEHRVYWFRNSEEHYPGLIYTHEGSNDQCERKPGEQSNTCVFSLPLKNLSVSNAGTYYCAVASCGQILFGNGTNLNVKTETDSVYLLTGALVFTTFLSVSQAVLLFILYKRNHSEDPESQSKRPFPSTTITEGDLNGENLHYAALRTRRLTDKTSSRSSRQRNEQSDCVYSSVQM, encoded by the exons ATGAGTCCTGGACAGTTTGCCGTcagtcttacatttttattctcattaaaatttg CTCAGACAATTTACCAGGTCTCCTCATCTGTTCAACAAGGCAGTCGGTTTGTTTCAGTAAAAGCTGGAGAAAGTGTAACTGTGCAATGTTTTTATAACCCAAATTTAACTTCAAAGTTTGACTGGTACAAACTATCATTTGGACAGAAACCAAAGCTCATTTCTACTGCCTACAAGTATGAACGTGGAACTTTTTATAATGAGTTCAAAGATAATCCCCGCTTCACCCTAGACACTAAAGGAAATCTAAGTAACCTGAGGATTACAAATCTGCAGCCCTCAGACTCAGCGACTTATTTCTGCATATCTGGGCATTCATACAAGACTAAGTTTGATGGGGGCACCGTCATTCACGTCCAGGAATCAGTATTAAATGTTCAGGCTTTAATTGACCAACAGTCGGAAACTGAGATTTTCCAGCCAGGAGGCTCTGTGACTCTGAACTGTACATTACAAACTGGGAGCTGTGGTGGAGAACACAGAGTTTACTGGTTCAGAAACTCCGAGGAACATTATCCAGGACTAATTTACACTCATGAAGGGAGCAACGATCAATGTGAGAGGAAACCTGGGGAACAAAGTAATACATGTGTGTTCAGTCTGCCATTGAAGAACCTTTCTGTGTCCAACGCTGGGACCTACTACTGTGCTGTTGCCTCATGTGGACAAATATTGTTTGGAAATGGGACGAACCTGAACGTGAAGA CTGAGACAGACTCTGTGTATCTCCTGACAGGAGCTTTAGTATTCACCACATTTCTAAGTGTTTCACAGGCCGTGTTGTTGTTCATTCTCTACAAGAGAAACCACTCTGAAGACCCAG AGTCTCAGTCCAAAAGGCCTTTTCCTTCAACAACCATTACAGaa GGTGACCTAAATGGTGAAAACCTTCATTATGCAGCGTTGAGAACGAGAAGATTAACAGATAAGACGAGCAGCAGATCATCAAGGCAGAGAAATGAACAATCTGACTGTGTGTACTCCTCTGTACAGATGTAA